The proteins below are encoded in one region of Tomitella fengzijianii:
- a CDS encoding AMP-binding protein → MMHTTSESARHSAHIDTFCRDNLPPADQWPTFEFTLPELQYPDRINCATALLDDVIALHGPDRPCLSGGGESWTYGETLAHANRIAHVLVEDLGLVPGGRVLLRGFNNPWMAACWLGVLKAGGVVVTTMPLLRGKEIRGLIDLTRAGIALCDHRLAEGMSAAADGVTVVYFGGAGPDDLVARASTKPAQFDDVPTAADDVAMLAPTSGTTGVPKATMQFHRDVLAVCDTFSKHVLQPTEDDVFTGTPPLGFTFGLGGALLFPLRVGASSILLEHPDQDAIADAIMHGGATILFTAPTAYRSMLRSGHESVLGRLRRGVSAGEALPGAVWQEVRDRTGLALIDGIGATEMMHVFISAADENIRPGATGRVVPGYRAEVLDSSGRPAPDGEPGRLAVIGPTGCRYLADPRQAQYVHDGWNITGDTYIRDADGYFWFQARSDDMIVSSGYNIAGPAVEQALGQHPDVVECAVIGIPDEARGAVVHAAVVLRDGVAGDDAKRSELQRFVKDAIAPYKYPRSLEFRASLPKTPTGKLQRYRLREQIAEQGR, encoded by the coding sequence ATGATGCACACGACCTCGGAGTCCGCCCGGCATTCGGCGCACATCGACACGTTCTGCCGTGACAACCTGCCGCCCGCGGACCAGTGGCCCACCTTCGAGTTCACCCTTCCTGAGCTGCAGTATCCGGACCGGATCAACTGTGCGACAGCACTTCTGGACGACGTCATCGCGTTGCACGGACCGGATCGACCGTGCCTGTCCGGCGGCGGCGAATCCTGGACCTACGGCGAGACGCTCGCGCACGCCAACCGGATCGCGCACGTGCTCGTGGAGGACCTGGGCCTCGTGCCGGGCGGGCGCGTCCTGCTGCGCGGCTTCAACAACCCGTGGATGGCGGCGTGCTGGCTGGGCGTCCTCAAGGCCGGCGGGGTCGTCGTGACGACCATGCCGCTGCTGCGCGGCAAGGAGATCCGCGGACTCATCGACCTGACACGTGCGGGGATCGCCCTGTGCGACCACCGGCTGGCGGAGGGGATGTCCGCGGCGGCCGACGGCGTCACGGTCGTGTACTTCGGCGGCGCGGGGCCGGACGACCTCGTCGCCCGTGCGTCGACGAAGCCCGCGCAGTTCGACGACGTGCCCACCGCCGCCGACGATGTGGCGATGCTCGCTCCCACCTCGGGCACCACCGGCGTCCCCAAGGCGACCATGCAATTCCACCGGGACGTCCTCGCAGTGTGCGACACGTTCTCGAAGCACGTGCTGCAGCCGACCGAGGACGACGTGTTCACGGGCACCCCGCCGCTGGGGTTCACCTTCGGGCTCGGCGGTGCGCTGCTGTTCCCGCTGCGCGTCGGCGCGTCGTCCATCCTGCTCGAGCACCCCGACCAGGACGCCATCGCCGACGCGATCATGCACGGCGGCGCGACGATCCTGTTCACGGCGCCCACCGCGTACCGGTCGATGCTGCGGTCCGGCCACGAGTCCGTGCTGGGCAGACTCCGGCGCGGGGTGTCGGCCGGGGAGGCGTTGCCGGGCGCAGTCTGGCAGGAGGTCCGCGACAGGACCGGGCTCGCATTGATCGACGGGATCGGCGCCACGGAGATGATGCACGTGTTCATCTCCGCCGCCGACGAGAACATCCGCCCCGGGGCGACAGGTCGCGTGGTGCCCGGCTACCGGGCGGAGGTCCTCGATTCGTCCGGCCGCCCGGCCCCGGACGGCGAACCCGGCCGCCTTGCGGTCATCGGCCCCACCGGATGCCGGTATCTGGCGGATCCGCGCCAGGCCCAGTACGTCCATGACGGCTGGAACATCACCGGCGACACCTACATCCGCGACGCGGACGGCTACTTCTGGTTCCAGGCGCGCAGCGACGACATGATCGTCTCCTCCGGCTACAACATCGCCGGGCCCGCCGTCGAACAGGCGCTGGGGCAGCACCCGGACGTGGTCGAATGCGCAGTGATCGGCATTCCGGACGAGGCGCGCGGCGCCGTCGTGCACGCGGCGGTGGTGCTGCGCGACGGGGTCGCCGGCGACGACGCGAAGCGCAGCGAACTGCAAAGATTCGTCAAGGACGCCATCGCCCCGTACAAGTATCCGCGGAGCCTGGAGTTCCGCGCGTCCCTGCCCAAGACGCCCACGGGCAAGCTGCAGCGCTACCGGCTGCGCGAGCAGATCGCGGAGCAGGGGCGATGA
- a CDS encoding acyl-CoA thioesterase — MTAATAAPAVTIRRRLEWPDTDAAGHQHHSVVMRWAEEAEAELLESIGYATLFGRIPRVVFEAQYLQRLWLRDPVEIRFGIDAVGRTSLTYTFEVEGPQGVAATGRMVVVHTDGNAGGAVPWPDGLRPLLTGEARPPR, encoded by the coding sequence ATGACCGCCGCCACCGCCGCGCCCGCGGTGACCATCCGCCGCCGTCTCGAGTGGCCGGACACGGACGCGGCCGGCCACCAGCACCACTCGGTCGTCATGCGGTGGGCGGAGGAGGCGGAGGCGGAACTGCTCGAATCGATCGGGTACGCGACGCTGTTCGGCCGGATCCCGCGGGTGGTCTTCGAGGCGCAGTACCTGCAGCGCCTGTGGCTGCGCGACCCCGTCGAGATCCGTTTCGGGATCGACGCGGTGGGCCGCACGTCGCTGACCTACACCTTCGAGGTGGAAGGCCCGCAGGGCGTGGCGGCGACCGGCCGCATGGTCGTAGTCCACACCGACGGCAACGCGGGCGGCGCCGTGCCCTGGCCGGACGGGCTGCGCCCGCTGCTCACCGGGGAGGCCCGCCCACCGCGGTGA
- a CDS encoding PaaX family transcriptional regulator, with amino-acid sequence MTQADTTSPAGSTDVDVDFETEAAPAIDGVRLADDIPPRRLIVTLFGLYARAQNNWLAVAAVIRLMEELGVPSPAVRSSISRLKRRGMLIGARHDGSAGYSLAPQTLEMLAEGDVRIFERKRATPRDGWLTVVFSIPESERGKRHELRTQLTRLGFGTAAAGVWVAPGNIAREAEQMLRRRGLSGYVDMFRGEHLGFGDLRSKVRTWWDLDELTELYAQYLARYRPVLQAAGTDAFTAGDAFRAYVSALTEWRRLPYLDPGLPHELLPPGWNGIAAGELFDRLNATLSGPAREHATTLITR; translated from the coding sequence GTGACGCAGGCTGACACCACCTCCCCCGCCGGCTCGACCGACGTCGACGTCGACTTCGAAACGGAAGCCGCGCCCGCGATCGACGGCGTCCGCCTGGCGGACGACATCCCGCCGCGGCGCCTCATCGTGACGCTGTTCGGTCTGTACGCGCGGGCGCAGAACAACTGGCTGGCGGTGGCGGCCGTGATTCGCCTGATGGAGGAGCTGGGGGTGCCGTCGCCGGCCGTGCGGTCGTCGATCTCGCGCCTCAAGCGCCGGGGCATGCTCATCGGCGCGCGGCACGACGGCAGCGCCGGGTATTCGCTGGCCCCGCAGACCCTGGAGATGCTCGCCGAGGGCGACGTGCGGATCTTCGAGCGCAAACGCGCCACGCCCCGCGACGGATGGCTGACCGTGGTGTTCTCGATCCCCGAGTCGGAGCGCGGCAAGCGCCACGAGCTGCGCACGCAGCTGACGCGGCTCGGCTTCGGGACGGCGGCGGCCGGCGTGTGGGTGGCGCCGGGCAACATCGCACGCGAAGCCGAGCAGATGCTGCGGCGCCGCGGACTGAGCGGATACGTGGACATGTTCCGGGGCGAGCACCTGGGGTTCGGCGACCTGCGCTCCAAGGTCCGCACCTGGTGGGACCTCGACGAGCTGACGGAGCTGTACGCGCAGTATCTGGCGCGGTACCGGCCGGTGCTGCAGGCGGCCGGCACCGACGCGTTCACCGCGGGGGACGCCTTCCGCGCCTACGTCTCCGCGCTGACGGAGTGGCGGCGCTTGCCCTACCTGGACCCGGGCCTGCCGCACGAGCTGCTGCCGCCCGGCTGGAACGGCATCGCCGCCGGCGAGCTCTTCGACCGGCTCAACGCCACGCTGAGCGGGCCGGCGCGCGAGCATGCGACGACGTTGATCACGCGCTGA
- a CDS encoding acyl-CoA dehydrogenase family protein: MADTRTLTELFALDSLLSAEEIEIRDTVRAFGNKRIRPHIAEWFEDARIPARELAKELGGVGVLGMHLDGYGCAGMSAVSYGLACLELEAVDSGIRSLVSVQGSLAMFAIHHWGSEEQKNEWLPRMAAGEALGCFGLTEPDFGSDPGGMRTHAKRDGSGDDADWVLNGAKMWITNGSVADVAVVWANTDLEEGAKGIRGFVVPTDTPGFSAPEIKNKMSLRASVTSELVLQDVRLPASAMLPAARGLRGPLSCLNEARFGIIFGAIGAARDCLETAVDYASTRMVFDKPLAAYQLTQAKIADMALEVGKGHLLAYQLGRLKDAGTVEPAQVSLGKLNNCREAIAVARECRTILAANGITLEYPVIRHANNLESVLTYEGTSEVHQLTIGRALTGEAAFR; the protein is encoded by the coding sequence ATGGCCGACACCCGCACACTCACCGAACTGTTCGCGCTGGACTCGCTGCTGTCCGCCGAGGAGATCGAGATCCGCGACACGGTCCGCGCCTTCGGGAACAAGCGCATCCGGCCGCACATCGCGGAGTGGTTCGAGGACGCGCGCATCCCGGCGCGCGAGCTGGCCAAGGAGCTCGGCGGCGTCGGCGTGCTGGGCATGCACCTGGACGGCTACGGCTGCGCCGGCATGAGCGCCGTGTCCTACGGGCTGGCGTGCCTGGAGCTCGAGGCCGTCGATTCCGGCATCCGGTCGCTGGTGTCCGTACAGGGCTCGCTCGCGATGTTCGCCATCCACCACTGGGGCAGCGAGGAGCAGAAGAACGAATGGCTGCCGCGCATGGCGGCGGGCGAGGCGCTGGGGTGCTTCGGCCTCACGGAGCCGGACTTCGGCTCCGACCCGGGCGGCATGCGCACCCACGCCAAGCGGGACGGCTCCGGCGACGACGCGGACTGGGTGCTCAACGGCGCGAAGATGTGGATCACCAACGGCTCGGTCGCGGACGTCGCCGTGGTGTGGGCGAACACCGACCTCGAGGAGGGCGCCAAGGGTATCCGCGGCTTCGTGGTGCCCACCGACACACCCGGGTTCTCCGCGCCGGAGATCAAGAACAAGATGTCGCTGCGCGCGTCGGTCACCTCCGAGCTGGTGCTGCAGGACGTGCGCCTGCCCGCGTCGGCGATGCTGCCCGCAGCACGGGGGCTGCGCGGCCCGCTGAGCTGCCTCAACGAGGCACGCTTCGGCATCATCTTCGGCGCGATCGGCGCGGCGCGCGACTGCCTCGAGACCGCCGTGGACTACGCGTCCACGCGGATGGTGTTCGACAAGCCTCTGGCCGCCTACCAGCTCACGCAAGCCAAGATCGCGGACATGGCCCTCGAGGTGGGCAAGGGCCATCTGCTGGCCTACCAGCTGGGGCGGCTCAAGGACGCGGGCACGGTGGAGCCGGCGCAGGTGAGCCTGGGCAAGCTGAACAACTGCCGGGAGGCCATCGCCGTGGCCCGCGAGTGCCGGACCATCCTGGCCGCCAACGGGATCACGCTGGAGTACCCGGTGATCCGGCACGCCAACAACCTCGAGTCGGTGCTCACCTACGAGGGCACCTCCGAGGTCCACCAGCTGACGATCGGCCGCGCGTTGACCGGCGAGGCGGCGTTCCGGTGA
- a CDS encoding CaiB/BaiF CoA transferase family protein produces the protein MSSAGAVDSSPVRTTAAAGALDGLVIADFGRVLAGPYATMLLADLGAQVVKIERPGAGDDTRSWGPPFAGGQATYFQSVNRNKRSRALDLRDADGLAEARRLAERADVVVENFLPGTMDRLGLGYEAVAAANPGVVYCSITGFGGHNDLPGYDLLVQAVGGLMSITGPGPGQPTKVGVALVDIITGLHAAVGVLAALRHRDRTGDGQRVEVNLLSSLLSALANQASGYVGAGVVPQAMGNRHPSIAPYELFDTADRALVLAVGNDRQFGSLVHALGAPELADDPRFARNTDRVAHREELVGRLTGLLAADTAEGWFTRLTAVGVPCGPLNDLADAFALAERLGLDPVVEVDNPRREAPVRQVANPIRLSATPPRYRCAPPGLDEPAP, from the coding sequence GTGAGCAGCGCGGGCGCGGTGGACTCCTCCCCGGTGCGCACGACGGCCGCCGCGGGCGCACTGGACGGGCTGGTGATCGCCGACTTCGGCCGGGTGCTCGCCGGGCCGTACGCCACGATGCTGCTCGCCGACCTGGGCGCGCAGGTGGTCAAAATCGAGCGCCCCGGGGCCGGCGACGACACCCGCTCGTGGGGGCCGCCGTTCGCGGGCGGGCAGGCCACGTACTTCCAGTCGGTCAACCGCAACAAGCGCTCCCGGGCGCTGGACCTGCGCGACGCGGACGGACTGGCCGAGGCGCGTCGGCTTGCCGAGCGCGCCGACGTCGTGGTCGAGAACTTCCTGCCCGGCACGATGGACCGGCTGGGCCTGGGCTACGAGGCCGTGGCCGCCGCCAATCCGGGGGTCGTGTACTGCTCGATCACCGGGTTCGGCGGGCACAACGACCTGCCGGGTTACGACCTGCTGGTGCAGGCGGTCGGCGGGCTGATGAGCATCACCGGGCCGGGCCCGGGGCAGCCGACCAAGGTGGGCGTCGCCCTCGTCGACATCATCACGGGACTGCATGCGGCGGTGGGCGTGCTGGCGGCCCTGCGGCACCGCGACCGCACCGGCGACGGCCAGCGCGTCGAGGTGAACCTGCTGTCGTCGCTGCTCTCCGCGCTGGCGAACCAGGCGTCGGGGTACGTCGGGGCCGGCGTCGTGCCACAGGCGATGGGCAACCGGCATCCGAGCATCGCGCCCTACGAGCTGTTCGACACCGCCGACCGCGCGCTGGTGCTCGCAGTCGGAAACGATCGGCAGTTCGGGTCGCTGGTGCACGCGCTCGGCGCGCCCGAGCTGGCCGACGATCCCCGGTTCGCCCGCAACACCGACCGGGTGGCGCACCGCGAGGAGCTCGTCGGCAGGCTCACCGGGCTGTTGGCCGCCGACACCGCGGAAGGCTGGTTCACCCGGCTCACCGCGGTGGGCGTGCCGTGCGGGCCGCTGAACGACCTCGCCGACGCGTTCGCGCTGGCGGAGCGGCTGGGCCTGGACCCCGTGGTGGAGGTGGACAATCCGCGCCGGGAGGCCCCGGTGCGCCAGGTGGCCAACCCGATCCGGCTCTCGGCCACACCGCCGCGGTACCGGTGCGCACCGCCGGGGCTCGACGAGCCCGCGCCCTGA